Proteins encoded by one window of Fusobacterium perfoetens:
- the gyrB gene encoding DNA topoisomerase (ATP-hydrolyzing) subunit B, which produces MSNNYQAGDITVLEGLEAVRKRPGMYIGTTSERGLHHLVWEVVDNSIDEALAGYCNKIIVNVLPNNIIEVIDNGRGIPTGLHPKYGKSALEIVLTVLHAGGKFENDNYKVSGGLHGVGISVVNALSEWLEVEVKRDGKIWFQRYDRGKPEEDVKIIGEADETGTKVRFKADGEIFETLVYSYETLETRLKELSYLNKGLQIELNDSRKEPVKSIALHFQGGIIDYIKEVEKDSVKLIKEPIYMSGEADGIIFEAVMLYNTNQRETIYSFVNNIHTHEGGTHVSGYKVALTRVINDLGKSMGYLKDKDGKLQGSDIREGLTAIISVKIPQPQFEGQTKTKLGNSEVTGVVSSLVSAQLKMYLEDNPSDMKVIIDKVLNSKKAREAAQKARELVLRKSALEVGSLPGKLADCSSKDPQECEIYIVEGDSAGGSAKQGRDRRFQAILPLRGKILNVEKAGLHKALENAEIRSMITAFGTGIGDNFNIEKLRYGKIVIMTDADVDGAHIRTLLLTFFYRYLVDLLHNGNIYIAQPPLYKISSGKSVQYAYSDKQLKDIQLKMDSENKKYTLQRYKGLGEMNPEQLWETTMDPDVRTFYQVRVDDAREADLIFDKLMGDKVEPRREFIEAHAEFVKNLDI; this is translated from the coding sequence ATGAGTAATAATTATCAAGCAGGAGATATTACGGTTCTTGAAGGGTTGGAAGCAGTTAGAAAAAGACCTGGAATGTACATAGGGACAACTTCTGAGAGAGGATTGCATCACTTGGTATGGGAGGTTGTAGATAACTCAATAGACGAAGCGTTGGCAGGATACTGTAATAAAATTATAGTTAACGTTCTTCCAAACAATATAATAGAAGTTATTGATAATGGAAGAGGTATTCCTACAGGATTACACCCTAAATATGGAAAATCAGCTTTAGAAATAGTTCTTACAGTACTTCATGCTGGAGGAAAATTTGAAAATGATAACTATAAGGTATCAGGAGGACTTCACGGAGTTGGAATTTCTGTTGTAAATGCCTTATCAGAGTGGCTTGAAGTAGAAGTAAAAAGAGATGGAAAAATATGGTTTCAAAGATATGATAGAGGTAAACCAGAAGAAGATGTAAAAATTATTGGTGAAGCTGATGAAACAGGAACTAAAGTAAGATTTAAAGCAGATGGAGAAATTTTTGAAACTTTAGTTTATAGCTATGAAACTCTTGAAACAAGATTAAAAGAGTTATCTTACCTTAATAAAGGGTTACAAATTGAATTGAATGATTCAAGAAAAGAACCAGTAAAATCAATAGCACTTCATTTCCAAGGTGGAATAATTGATTATATAAAAGAGGTTGAAAAAGATAGCGTAAAACTTATAAAAGAACCTATATATATGTCAGGTGAAGCTGATGGAATAATTTTTGAAGCAGTAATGCTTTACAATACAAATCAAAGAGAAACTATTTATTCTTTTGTAAATAATATTCATACTCATGAAGGAGGAACTCACGTTAGTGGATATAAAGTAGCTCTTACAAGAGTTATTAATGATTTAGGAAAATCTATGGGATACCTAAAAGATAAAGATGGAAAACTTCAAGGTAGTGATATAAGAGAGGGACTTACAGCTATAATTTCTGTAAAAATTCCTCAACCACAATTTGAAGGACAAACAAAAACAAAATTAGGAAACTCAGAAGTTACTGGAGTTGTATCTTCTTTAGTTAGTGCACAACTTAAAATGTACCTAGAAGATAACCCAAGTGATATGAAAGTTATAATAGATAAAGTTTTAAACTCTAAAAAAGCAAGGGAAGCAGCTCAAAAAGCAAGAGAGTTAGTTCTTAGAAAATCAGCTCTTGAAGTAGGTTCACTTCCTGGAAAATTAGCAGACTGTTCTTCAAAAGATCCTCAAGAATGTGAAATCTATATAGTCGAAGGAGATTCAGCAGGAGGATCAGCAAAGCAAGGAAGAGATAGAAGATTCCAAGCTATACTTCCACTTAGAGGAAAAATACTAAACGTTGAGAAAGCTGGACTTCATAAAGCTTTAGAAAATGCTGAAATCAGATCTATGATCACAGCTTTTGGTACAGGAATAGGAGATAATTTTAATATAGAAAAATTAAGATATGGAAAGATAGTTATAATGACAGACGCCGATGTTGACGGAGCTCATATTAGAACTTTACTTTTAACATTCTTCTATAGATATTTAGTTGATCTATTACATAATGGAAATATCTATATAGCTCAACCACCACTTTATAAAATATCTTCTGGAAAATCTGTACAATATGCTTATTCAGATAAACAATTAAAAGATATTCAATTAAAAATGGATTCTGAAAATAAAAAATATACACTACAAAGATATAAAGGATTAGGAGAGATGAATCCTGAACAACTATGGGAAACTACAATGGATCCAGATGTTAGAACTTTCTATCAAGTAAGAGTTGATGATGCGAGAGAGGCTGACTTAATATTTGATAAACTTATGGGAGATAAGGTAGAACCAAGAAGAGAATTTATTGAAGCTCACGCAGAGTTTGTTAAAAATTTAGATATCTAG
- a CDS encoding nitroreductase family protein, translated as MKVEENLTSEIMCRTSRRKFTDEEITVEEEVKIVEILDRINEVRGLSFKAVANYGGEIFSGFGSYGLIRGCNSYIALIGETKEKKIEEKIGYYGEYLVLKLVQMGFGTCWIGATYDHKEIFEEISLDYGEKIYCLIAFGKVESQEKDGFEKLISVIGRKRKSIGDLFPNIDKIDETKKDWAVRGMEFVQKAPSAMNRQPWIFRENDGNITITSKENGGYEKIDMGIAMFHFEQGARNANCEGEWKRRNGVWKFLVGEENEDTQI; from the coding sequence ATGAAAGTAGAAGAAAATCTGACGAGTGAGATAATGTGTAGAACCTCAAGAAGAAAGTTTACAGACGAAGAAATAACAGTAGAAGAAGAAGTAAAAATAGTAGAGATTTTAGACAGAATCAACGAAGTGAGAGGTCTTTCTTTTAAAGCAGTAGCAAATTATGGTGGAGAAATTTTTAGTGGTTTTGGTTCTTATGGATTGATTAGAGGGTGCAATTCATATATAGCTCTTATTGGAGAAACCAAAGAGAAAAAAATAGAAGAAAAAATAGGATACTACGGGGAATATCTTGTTTTAAAATTGGTTCAAATGGGGTTTGGAACTTGTTGGATAGGAGCTACTTACGATCACAAAGAGATTTTTGAAGAGATAAGTCTTGATTATGGAGAAAAAATCTATTGTCTTATAGCTTTTGGAAAAGTAGAATCACAAGAAAAAGATGGATTTGAAAAACTTATATCTGTAATAGGAAGAAAAAGAAAAAGCATAGGAGATTTATTTCCAAACATAGATAAAATCGATGAAACTAAAAAAGATTGGGCAGTGAGAGGAATGGAGTTTGTACAAAAAGCTCCATCAGCTATGAACAGACAACCTTGGATTTTTAGAGAAAATGATGGAAATATTACTATCACTTCTAAAGAAAATGGTGGATATGAAAAAATAGATATGGGAATAGCTATGTTTCACTTTGAACAAGGGGCAAGAAATGCTAATTGTGAGGGTGAATGGAAAAGAAGAAATGGGGTTTGGAAATTCTTAGTAGGAGAGGAAAATGAAGATACACAGATTTAA
- a CDS encoding ArsB/NhaD family transporter: MFYLTIGVLIFIVIFYFIITEKISSAWATMLGGLIMALIGILNEEQALKAIYERLEILLLLIGMMMMVHIISETGVFQWFAIKVAQFTKGEPFRLIVMLSLITALCSAFLDNVTTILLMAPISILLANELRIDPFPFVMTEIMSANIGGLATLIGDPTQLIIGSEGELGFNAFLANTAPMAIISMIILLGNVYFFYCRKMHISRDLKIRIMEIDSSRSLKDIEVLKVSMIIFSMVLIGFVLNNFINKGLAIIALSGAIFLVVLTKKEPKEILVNVEWETLFFFIGLFMMITGIENLHIIDFIGNKLADFTKGNFKLALISITWLSGMFTSVIGNVANAATVSKIVNVMLPTFQGQDNLNALWWALSFGSCLGGNLTILASATNVVAVAASKKAGCKIDFVKFLKFGASISIQTLLVATIYLLVRYN; the protein is encoded by the coding sequence ATGTTTTACTTAACAATCGGGGTACTAATATTTATCGTAATATTTTATTTTATAATTACAGAAAAAATTTCTAGTGCTTGGGCGACAATGCTAGGAGGACTTATAATGGCATTGATAGGCATTTTAAATGAGGAGCAAGCTCTTAAGGCGATATATGAAAGACTTGAAATATTGCTTTTACTTATAGGAATGATGATGATGGTTCACATTATTTCAGAAACAGGAGTGTTCCAATGGTTTGCTATTAAAGTGGCTCAATTTACAAAGGGAGAACCCTTTAGACTGATTGTTATGCTTTCACTTATAACCGCTTTATGTTCAGCTTTTTTAGATAATGTGACAACAATTCTATTGATGGCACCTATATCAATATTACTAGCAAATGAGTTAAGAATAGATCCTTTCCCATTTGTTATGACAGAGATTATGTCAGCAAATATCGGTGGACTTGCAACTCTTATAGGGGATCCAACACAACTTATTATAGGGTCAGAAGGAGAATTAGGATTTAATGCATTTTTAGCAAATACAGCGCCTATGGCAATTATTTCAATGATAATACTTTTAGGAAATGTTTATTTCTTTTATTGCAGAAAAATGCACATATCAAGAGATTTGAAAATAAGAATTATGGAGATAGACTCTAGTCGTTCTCTAAAAGATATAGAAGTTTTAAAAGTATCAATGATAATTTTTTCAATGGTACTTATAGGATTTGTACTAAATAATTTTATTAATAAAGGACTTGCAATAATAGCTCTTTCAGGGGCGATATTTTTAGTAGTACTTACTAAAAAAGAACCAAAAGAGATACTTGTTAATGTAGAGTGGGAAACTTTATTTTTCTTCATAGGTCTTTTTATGATGATAACAGGGATTGAAAATCTTCATATAATAGACTTTATAGGAAATAAATTGGCAGATTTTACAAAAGGAAACTTTAAGTTAGCTCTTATTTCAATAACTTGGCTTTCTGGAATGTTTACTTCTGTAATAGGAAACGTAGCCAACGCAGCTACAGTTTCAAAAATAGTCAATGTAATGTTACCAACTTTCCAAGGACAAGACAACTTAAATGCTTTGTGGTGGGCATTATCTTTTGGATCTTGTTTAGGTGGAAATCTTACAATATTAGCTTCAGCAACAAATGTTGTAGCAGTAGCAGCTTCTAAAAAAGCTGGTTGTAAAATAGATTTTGTAAAATTTTTAAAATTTGGAGCATCAATATCTATTCAAACATTATTGGTAGCGACAATTTATTTATTGGTTAGATATAATTAG
- a CDS encoding biotin--[acetyl-CoA-carboxylase] ligase — MKIHRFKTIDSTNNFLKNLEEKEEFEVAIAKSQSSGRGRRGNNWSSEEGGAYFSFILKEKKDVAISEYVKLPLVVGYSLLRTFEEMEKDIKFQFKWTNDVYANDKKISGILVEKKREDFIIGIGINLNNQIKGEAIGKGISLKELTKKNYDIEKVIFQVIEDFKKNINYYLNGNWEEILNYLNSKNYLLDKNIIIDFREGNQKNGVAKEIAKSGEIIIEIDGKRETFSVGEIHIHK, encoded by the coding sequence ATGAAGATACACAGATTTAAAACAATAGATTCTACGAATAATTTTTTAAAAAATTTGGAAGAAAAAGAGGAATTTGAAGTTGCTATTGCTAAATCTCAAAGTTCAGGTAGAGGACGTAGAGGAAATAACTGGTCATCTGAAGAGGGAGGAGCTTATTTTAGTTTTATCTTAAAAGAAAAAAAAGATGTGGCTATTAGTGAATATGTAAAATTACCTCTTGTAGTTGGATATTCTTTGCTTAGAACATTTGAAGAGATGGAAAAAGATATAAAATTTCAATTCAAATGGACAAATGATGTATACGCCAACGATAAAAAAATTAGTGGAATTTTAGTTGAGAAAAAAAGAGAAGATTTTATCATTGGTATAGGTATAAACCTAAACAATCAGATAAAAGGTGAAGCTATTGGAAAAGGGATCTCTTTGAAAGAATTAACTAAAAAAAATTATGATATTGAAAAAGTAATTTTTCAAGTTATAGAGGATTTTAAGAAAAATATAAACTATTACTTAAATGGTAACTGGGAGGAGATTTTAAACTATCTTAACAGTAAAAATTATCTTCTGGATAAAAATATCATAATAGATTTTAGAGAGGGAAATCAAAAAAATGGAGTTGCTAAGGAAATAGCAAAAAGTGGAGAAATAATCATAGAGATAGACGGAAAAAGAGAAACATTTTCTGTTGGAGAAATCCACATTCACAAATAA
- a CDS encoding DUF721 domain-containing protein: protein MKIVEMDSMILEAMKKSNTLRTAMLVGKWEEIVGKVHKISEVIGIREKVLYVRVESSTYLHFMNMKKYEYIQKINGYLQGDYVNNIVFRTGKINIENKFEIEKLKNEYEKKIKDKRVIPKEYKTEKMSLEESIKYLSKLSKKREEYLLEEGYSKCKECGSIFLGKRDFCDKCMGIPIQTVINKN, encoded by the coding sequence ATGAAGATTGTTGAAATGGATAGTATGATTTTGGAAGCTATGAAAAAAAGTAATACTTTGAGAACTGCTATGCTTGTTGGAAAATGGGAAGAGATAGTTGGCAAGGTTCATAAGATTTCTGAAGTTATAGGAATAAGAGAAAAAGTTCTGTATGTTAGAGTTGAAAGTTCAACATATCTTCACTTTATGAATATGAAAAAATATGAATATATCCAAAAGATAAATGGGTATCTTCAAGGGGATTATGTAAATAATATAGTTTTTAGAACTGGAAAAATTAATATAGAAAATAAATTTGAAATAGAAAAATTAAAAAATGAATATGAAAAAAAGATAAAAGATAAAAGAGTAATACCTAAAGAATATAAAACAGAGAAAATGAGTTTGGAAGAAAGTATAAAATATCTGTCTAAACTTTCTAAAAAAAGAGAGGAGTATCTTTTAGAAGAGGGATATTCAAAATGTAAAGAGTGTGGAAGTATATTTTTAGGTAAGAGAGATTTTTGTGATAAGTGTATGGGGATACCTATACAGACAGTAATTAATAAAAATTAA
- the recF gene encoding DNA replication/repair protein RecF (All proteins in this family for which functions are known are DNA-binding proteins that assist the filamentation of RecA onto DNA for the initiation of recombination or recombinational repair.) yields the protein MKILEINYVNFRNLIDRNLKFSPKINLFLGKNGQGKTSVIEAVYFGATGKSFRTSKNPDMIKYGKNKVGCFIEYEDRISEKNLSVKIDSQKKEYSFNRKKIPYDEFYGKVNVISFIPEDIELIVGSPSVRRKFFDGEIAQGNEEYFKNLKEYTKLLKIRNKYLKDGNYRDEMFQIYQDEFIKYGAKLIKKRIEYVKNISIILNLNYRKLFDNKKELSLKYNSFLGEIKNIDINHLEELFRQKIKTEFSKEIRYGYSNVGPQKDDFLFLLDEKEAKSFSSQGEKKSIIFSLKLSEIDMILKEKRENPVFLIDDVSSYFDSIRKENILDYLKKRDIQVIITSTEKMEIGAKIFFVKSGEIYEDC from the coding sequence TTGAAAATACTAGAGATAAATTATGTAAATTTTAGAAATCTAATAGATAGAAATTTAAAGTTTTCTCCAAAGATAAATTTATTTCTAGGAAAAAATGGACAGGGAAAAACCTCTGTTATTGAGGCAGTATATTTTGGAGCCACTGGAAAAAGTTTTAGAACTTCTAAAAATCCAGATATGATAAAATATGGAAAAAATAAAGTTGGCTGTTTTATAGAGTATGAAGATAGGATAAGTGAAAAAAATTTAAGTGTAAAAATAGATAGCCAAAAAAAAGAGTATTCCTTTAATAGAAAAAAAATTCCATATGATGAATTTTATGGAAAGGTAAATGTTATCTCATTTATTCCTGAAGATATTGAACTTATTGTAGGTAGTCCATCTGTGAGAAGAAAATTTTTTGATGGAGAGATAGCTCAAGGAAATGAAGAGTATTTTAAAAATTTAAAAGAGTACACAAAGCTTTTAAAAATAAGAAATAAATATTTAAAAGATGGAAATTATCGAGATGAGATGTTTCAGATTTACCAAGATGAGTTTATAAAATATGGTGCTAAACTTATTAAGAAAAGAATAGAATATGTAAAAAATATTTCTATAATTCTTAATCTAAATTATAGAAAACTTTTTGATAATAAAAAAGAGTTATCCCTAAAATATAACTCTTTTTTAGGAGAGATAAAAAATATAGATATAAATCATTTAGAAGAACTTTTTAGGCAAAAAATAAAAACAGAGTTTTCAAAAGAGATAAGGTATGGATATTCCAATGTGGGACCACAAAAAGATGATTTTTTGTTTTTGTTAGATGAAAAAGAGGCAAAATCTTTCTCCTCTCAGGGGGAGAAAAAATCAATAATTTTTTCATTGAAGTTGTCTGAGATAGATATGATATTAAAAGAAAAAAGAGAAAATCCAGTATTTTTGATAGATGATGTTTCTTCTTATTTTGATTCTATAAGAAAAGAGAATATTTTAGATTATTTAAAAAAAAGAGATATTCAAGTGATAATAACTTCAACAGAGAAAATGGAAATTGGAGCCAAGATATTTTTTGTAAAATCAGGTGAGATTTATGAAGATTGTTGA
- the yaaA gene encoding S4 domain-containing protein YaaA: MERIKIDTEFIKLDQFLKWVGIAESGVDAKDMILNNEIKVNGEVETRRGKKLRSGDKVEAFGKEFVIE; this comes from the coding sequence ATGGAAAGAATTAAAATAGATACAGAGTTTATAAAACTAGACCAATTCTTAAAATGGGTTGGAATTGCAGAAAGCGGAGTTGACGCTAAAGATATGATTTTAAATAATGAAATTAAAGTAAATGGAGAAGTTGAAACAAGAAGAGGAAAAAAACTTCGTTCAGGGGATAAGGTAGAAGCTTTTGGAAAAGAATTTGTTATAGAGTAG